A segment of the Elaeis guineensis isolate ETL-2024a chromosome 6, EG11, whole genome shotgun sequence genome:
CTCCCACATTCCCTCTGCTAACTTTGCCTCCCACCTCATCATCAACTTTCTGAAAGCAATCAACGAACACTCTCTCCCACTGCTTCTTCCAAGCATCCCCGCTTACTCCTCCCAGACCTTCAGATACATTTCTTAGCCCTTCTACCAGTGCGAGATGAAGTCGATCACGACAGTAGTTAGCAACCTACAATCAGAGGACAAGAGACACAGACAAAAGCTTCAAACCAAGCAACCCCATATGACATCAACAAGTAGAACCTAAGaactaaagaaaagaagaactggATTACCTGGGAACCACCATGACCATCATAGACTCCGAAGAAATGAGCAGGCAAGCTAATCAAACTCGGATCCATCCCATCAACAGCACCATCATTTGTTAGCATCCGGAGCGGGATTTCGAAGAATCCAGGCACCGCCACCACAGCATCCTCCATCTCCGGCCTCCGCCCACAAATGGATACGCAGCCCCAGAGCGGTACGTAATTCGTCAAGAACACGCTCCGCCCACCGCCACTTGCACTGGCCGACCTCCCTGAACCTCTGGTTCGGCGACCGCCGGCAGCACACCCACATTCGCAGTCAAAGCAGGTCCCGCCACAGAGATCGGCGTCCCGGCCTCGGAAGACGGGTCCAAGCTCGAGAACTCGTCAGTGGCACTGGCGATGCTGCTGCTGCTATCGCTGATCGAGCTCCCAACCGATGGCTCCGGTACGACTGAAACGGAATCCTCTTCTTCGCTCCCGTGTACCGTCCGGTCCTCGAGCTCATCCCCATCTCCTCCCTCCTCCATCACCACTACTTGGGCAGCTTCCTCTCGCTCGGCCGGCACATGGTCAGCCATCGTATCGGACAGCAGGGTCGCGGCAGGGTCCGTTATCAGCTGAAGGCAAGCGACCTCTTCGCGGTGCGAATTGCCGGTCCTAAATGGCAAAGCAACAGCCGGAGACATGTCCTCCATCGACTCCTCCCTTTGAGTTCAGCAGCAGCACAGGGGGCAGTAGACTTCTTGGGCTTCAGAGATCATACATCCTGTCATTGCTCCACCACGCCCTCCTCCGCCTCCTCTTCATCACTCTCCAAGGCTCACCAGCCGCAGGTTCAAAAATCTTTGACACGAATATGCAACCGAACCAGATCCGAGAGCTTCCCCTTTATAGAAAGCACGCgacgatggaagaagaagaagccgaGAGTAGTCTAGAAATGGCAGGCAATTCCCCGCTCACTCTAGAAGCAGCAAAAGGATCCAATTATGCATCGATCCTTGAGGGAGGAAATTAATTGGTTGAAAAAATTAGACGGGAAATGGGACGCGAAATTGGAGGCCTTATCGCTTGATACAAGAAAGGGGAAAAGGGGGAAGGATCACAGGAAAGGCTAGCACAAGAGGGGATGCCTTTTGCTATCCGGGTTCCCTGGATCTGAAGGAACACATGATAGCCTCTATAAAAAAACTTAAGGGCGAAAATATATAGGTGGTATTCTGCCTACTTCCCTCTCTGAGCTATCACTTGTCACAGTCGTACAAGGAGATAAGTTAGcagagaagaaggaagaaaggaaaagaaacgaAACTTGATTAACTCTCTctacttcttccttctctctctatcACACGCACATGGACGCTAGTGAGAGGTATCCGTTCGTTTGTGTTTCAAgaactcaagaaaagaagaagaagcaggaAGAAAGGAACGTCCACTTCACCCTAGAGAAACAGTAAGAGACAGAGAGGTTCGCTTTTGTTTGGTGGTGACTTGAAAGATGGCAGGAGAGCATTTTTGAGAAGGGAatgagaagaggaggaggaggaggacagGTGTCGGGCGATGACGGCATTACGGAAGACATTGATCAACCGTTTATTCCAAACAGCTTCTTATAACATGGGACGCGTTTCGTGTTTCTATTGGTGGGAAATGTGGGACCCGCGCGTAAGCGGTTGGCCGAGGAGAGAACGAAGGGACAGCACGTCATCAAACAGCATGGGTTGGTGGAAGAGAGGCAGCAGCTGGGTTCGAGTAAGGACGATGCGTTTCGGCGCCTTTTCCCTCCCTCGACTGGTCCGGCGATCCGGTTACGTGTTGAAATTACGAGAATGCCCTCGATTTCGCCGAGAGCGATGAACCACTGGACGGACCATGGTCCCTCAATCGTCGCGTTCCCCGGCACCCAGGCTATGACCCACCCGGGGACCTGAGAGCTGGATAGCCGCCTTGATGTCATCCTGGCCATCCGATGACTAGACCTCTGTGGACCCCAGGGGTAGCTGGTGGGCCCTATGGTTCGCTATGCTCGCCAATCATGTCTTGTGCTACACGCTGAATTTTTCACGTTGTCGGCTAATCCGCACTTGGTTCAGCGTATGATTTAATTTTCGGAAGAACCCCAGGATGTAAactttatctttattaattttattttttaattttgctACCTCTGCCCTATTTTTCAGAAATGAAGGCAATTATCAGTAAACTTTTACAGCATGAGGGCATTGATGCagtttattattattttgttttcatttttttcaacAGAAGACACGACAAGAAACTATAATTtgagtttgaaatatttttaaattgaaaaatgtTCCTGCCAGTTGACTTAAATGTTATCAACGTGATAAATCTTACCATGAGAAAATCTCGGTCTAATGTAGCATGATGACATAATGAGATACCACCATTctagttttatctttttaatgGGAAAAATGTGTCAACCGGTTGACTTGCTCCACTGAGGGTGGGTTTACTTTATAGTGGGTTTAGTTTATAGTGGACAGGCCATTCATGAGGCGCGACATCACCACATAAAACGTTTGTAATTGGTTTTCATAGCATGGCTTCTTGCAGGCGTGGCATCAGCCCTCATCAGCCTTTAACTCATCTTTCTTCACCAACATTGTTTGACTTTTTGTCAAATTCCCAAATAGAGAAAAGATTGAAGTTACTCATGACATATGTGACTTGATTATTGTGATAATCTCGGAATGATAGATTATTCAATCAcaacattatttctataccaaATTTGATAACGAAGGCCAATCTCCATCTTCTGCTATGTCTTACCAATTGCAGGATACATTTTCTCCGTCCAGGTACTGGGGTGTTCTATCTCTATTTCAACTATATTATTCTTCATCTCCTAAAATCATATGGGCATCTTCTCCATGCAgagcaattaaaataaaattttgatgctTCTATCATCCCTTGTATAGTTGCAGCATCTTTTGTCATTCATGGTTCTTGGGGTGGGCCTTTGCTTGCCAGAGAAAAATTATTAGATTGCCCTTCAGTGTCTTTCGTCGAGCTAAGCTTGATTGGGTGTGTAAGCTGTTGCCTCAAGCCtcgaatatttttattttttgtgacttTGCAACTATAATTTTTGATTGCATAAGGCACTATCACAATATCATGAGTAACTCTTTGCTTCTTTACTTGAGGTATTGGTTTCAatctctttcatatttttttttttcatgtgcaCCATGAGGCAAACTAAGTGGATCGTCTAGCCCATAAGACTTTGGTTGGTGATTTTAGTTGTTATTCATGGTCTGATTTTGGTTCGCATTGTCAGTTATTACCTCAGATTGATGCTCATGAGATATCCTTTTTACATGGCACTTAATTTGGGATACCGGCTAAGAATGGCCTGCAATGACTTCTGCATTTTCATGTCTCTCCCAGTTTACTTGGTGGCCTGTCGGTTTCTTGATAGTTTCtgctcttttcttcctttttctttatgGGAATATCAAAGCTACGGTTTGCTTGGGTAGTTAATTTTCAACTAAGAAAGGCAAGCGGGAGGCTACTGAAGAAGTTTCAAATAACTAGCTAGATACAGGATTTTACTTTTTATTCTTGCCAGTGAACTCATGATCTCTATGTTTCTCACATCTGCTTCATATCTTCTTTGCCGACTCACAGATAGAGTCTATACTTGTTTTACAATTCCCTTGTACGTTTGTATCAAAGATGCtatcttattttgaaatattCCGATACACATCCACTATCTACTATTTTATCATGCTCAGTACTACCTCCAAACTACATATTTTTATAGCAGTATGCTGGTCATGAGATTTTACTGGACGAAAGAACGACGCCAGCACTTTATTTGCCTGTCCGCTTTACAAGCATCAGTTCCCAGTTATCAAATGTTCACCTGCATTTCTGTTCTCAAGCAATCCATTGTGGGCTTTATATCTTCTATATTTCATAGATGCTATGTTTTCGTTCACCCACTTAGTTTTTATAATCCTTATAGTGTCAAAATGTATCTTCCGACCATGTGCTGTTGTTGTAATCTCTTAATTTTGCTTCCTGTAATGGGCTACCATGTTCTTCTCATGGTAGCTTGTTTTTGACATTCTGTACTGTATCTATATTTCTCAGTATAAATAAAGTTTCTgtattactataaaaatataataataataataataataataaaaagccaCAATCCGGCGGGCTGGTATCCATTGTAATTCTGTGGACTAGCAGGGGCATGCCGAAAAGAGGAAACGACTTCCATGTAATAACATGGACGACGGCGAGCTGACGGGAGTTTCGAGGCGAGGGGGCATGTGCTTTCCATGGGCGGAGCAAAGAAAGAGGATTGAGACCACCTACCGAAGGCCACGCGTCCCCCCGAACCCGACAGCCCTCACGGGAACCCCGCCACGCGTCGCGCCCTCCCCATGCTGACACTTTGACCTGCCCCTCACCCTCTAATCAAAAACCGAGGCTGCGTGTCGTGCCACCACTCCATCTTTCGGTTGGAAAACGACGGGTGGGATTCCTCCATGCCCTCTACCCCACGCTAGAAAAACGGAAGATATTTTGGCTACGATTCATGTGATGCAGATATCTTTAGTTATTCCAGTCCTGGTGATATCCCAGCATCAGGCTTTATGTATGCATATATCGTTACATTAACAGCAAGAAATATGTCATCCTCCATCCGAGTGTCAGGTTTTCTGgcgtctttctttatttttttcctttaaagaACTGTGGATGTTAGTATTATTTTTACGCAGGGAGTGTGGGTGGGGCCACAGAGTGCATGATGAAAAGGAAAGGAGAGGAGAGGAAAGGGAGGGGTGCATGCAGAGCAAGATCTTCGGGGATGCAGACAACGTGGAGGGGCTGAATTCGTATCCATGTATGGAAAGAGAATCAGAAAAGGCAAGGGAAAAATATTTGATTCGATATGTAGCCTGATGCAACAGTTTGGGTTGATGAATGACTTGTCATGAGAGGATGAATGATTTGTCTCACGAGGTTGCCCAATTACTGGGGTCACCGTTTCTATTATGGTTATAGTCCAATACTGATGTGGATTGGTGACCAATCAAACTAGCCGGCTTGATCAGCCGACCAAATCGTTCAACTTAATCCTCTGGTCAGATCGTTCGACCAAATTGTCAAACTAATAATGAGGACCAAGCCAGCTGACTAACAATGGCAGACTACATGTTCTGATTCAGATGATTAAAGCCCATTAAGAGGAGTGGTTAATATCCATGCGTTCATGAGACATAATATAAATATAGTTTGTCCTGCATCGTTGAGCGGTTATTGCACATTCAAACAATTATTACACGTCCAATGAATATAATGTATccactcttttcaaaaaaaaaaaaaaaactctatgcCCGCTCTTTTATATATGCAAGATTCAGGGGACCTCCACGTATACCTTTTTTCTGTCTTACTTACATTCTACACAACTCTATCAAATCTCTACTATTTCCTCAAATTCGATTTGATTTAAGTATTGGGAGATCTCCAATCGAATCAAGTCCGACAACCTACCGTGTTTATTCTTTATTTACATGTTGGATCTTTACCTTCATGCAGCCGGCCCAAGCAAATCAACTCGGGCAAAATTAACGACTCACTGTATGTTACTTCATCCAATTCCATCCAATCAAATTTTGGCAGCAACAACGACCATGGGTCTtccggaggaaaaaaaaaagaggggggtggggggggtgTGAAGAAATTTGACAGGATGCATGCAAAGCTTAAGCACCAAAGGCAAATCTgttacctaattttttttaatcatatgaGATTGCAGATAATAATTGTCTCTACTCGTTCTTATTTTTAATTGCTTTGCTTCCACGCCAACGTTCAAAAACTCAGAACTGAACTTCTAGTATAATGTTGTTTCCGCTTGACTTAATTACTGTGTAGATTGAAATTATTATCGATAGACTGATTGTTACCTTTCAAATAATTGGACATGAAAACATCCTCACAAGTGTTGTATGTCAAGCCTGGACTTGCTGTGCAAATAGCAGATTCATTCGTATATTGGTTCTAGACATATCTAGCATCCAAACaatatcaaggatccaagaaaaagaaaaatagaaaatcttATAATGAGAATATGGGAAATTAATCACGGCTAtgctatgaatgtgatcaaatttctCTGACCATGCTTTTATTTCAAGAACGGGACCGATGTTGTCCTTCCAGGAATGACCATCAAAATTAAGAAAGAAGCAATCAACCATACATGATTGCGTTCTAGGATTACAGGTTAAGCTTTCGGCGAGAGTACAGTAATTGTTTTCCACGTGCTCTGCTTGTTTTTCTTGCCAGGATAAATAAAAGCTTCGGAAACAAGGGCTCTCAATTTTGTttagttcttcttcttcttcttcttcttcttttgccttGAAATTTTGTTGCGTTTAAATAAGTTTTTGTCCAATCCTGTTCTTCTTACATATTCTAAGTTCAGTTTAAGTCTAGAAATGTGTGCCATGAAGGACTAAGTCATGTGCATGGTGCTTTGCAAGTCACCTCATTTGAGCTTCCAAGACACTGCTGCCATTGATTATTATACCCATATCAATGCCATGAAGTATTTTATTTTCGGTGCTGTTCATCgataatttgattcataatctTTTTCCTGTCCTCTGGAAGTGGTTTGTCTTCATGTTTTTCCATGGCCATTTGGCTGCATACCCGCATTAACTGAGTCAAAATTGCATTTTGCCAGGGCAAATTGGTGGCGAGCAGCACAGGTTGAAGGGTGCTATTTAGGCCACTGCAAAGTAGAAACTCACTTTCTACCATGGATTTGCAAGCCATTCTGGGATCTTTGGATATgagaaattattgattagaatgATTCTACCACATATATCTTGGACTATGTGCTAAGAAGCCATCATATCATCTATTATTGGCAAAAGATACATTATTATccaaacttaatttaaaatttttaataaaattttttttactggtAATCATGCATGATTGGCCAGCTAACACATAATTTCTCCTGGGACACACCATCATATATTTTATAGTATGTAAAAATCTATCATGTATTATAGATGGGCCTGAAGTGCAAGTAAATTTCCATCTGGCACGACCTAATTAACACCACTTGTATTTCCTCTCAATAAAGGGTGCTTGGAAAGCTTCCAGGAACCAGCTAATTACTAACCCTTTCAATTCCGCCTAGCAACAAAAAAATGATGGACGTTTTGTGCATCATTTGCATGCATATAATCGTTCTTAGTCTCGACTTGGCCCAAATAACTCTTCTAGGAAACAGTCTCAGATCTCAAggctgtcacaatgcaaacaTTCTTTTCATTTCCTTTAACAAGGGAGGAAACAACAACAATATATTAAATTCTATAACACATTGATTCCACATCTCACCAAAACATCGAGTTATTACTACCCAATTAATCTGCACACACCCCACCTGCCTCGTTCCTTCTGCGCCAGCCTGCTCTCCCAGCTCAACCTGCATCCCGTCAGCTCTCCAGCGTGTCCATCATCGACCTCCATGGCGTATCCACGCTTGAAGCGCTAATAACCTTCTCCTGGTTCATCAAAACATAAAACAAAGACCAATATTTAATTAGCTCTCTCTCCCCGCGGCATTATCTATGATAGAAATAAGTTATTAATATCTGGATAATTTCGACGAGTTCTAATtggtcgtggccgttatggtcgTTGATATCAGTTAATTATCAACCTCATTGATCACCGATCGTGCTCGTGGTTGCGGGCCGCTATAATTGCAGAAACTGGTGCTGCCACCGCCGAAACTGCCCGAGCTTTGAGTGGCCTCGTAGGCATGTCCGAGATTCCTCAGCCGGTTGAGCTCGGGCAAAATGACCGTGCCGAGATCGGGCCGGTCCTTCCTCCTCAGCTCCACGCACTTGAGCGCAAGCTTCGCGAACCCGAGAGCCTCCTCCACGGCCAGTCGGGAACCGAGGGGTCCAGCATCTCTGGGAAGGTTCCCCTCTCGATGGACTTCTCGACATGGTGGCTGAGGCCCATGGCGGGCTTTGCGGTGATGATCTGGAGGAGCATCACCCGAGCGAGTATATGTCCGACTTGATCCCGAGCATCCCGGTCTGCTGGTACTCCGGGTCGATGTAGCAGAAGGTCCCGGCGGTGGAGGTCATCCGGTACTGGGTCACGGTGTTGGCGACGGATGGGGGGACGAGCCTCGCGAGGCCCACGTCGCTGATCTTGCTAACGTAGTTGCGGTCCAGGAGGATGTTGGCGGGCTTGAGGTCGCGGTGGACGAGGGGCTCGGGCTTGCTCTGGTGCAGGAAGAGCAGCCCGGTTGCTATCTCCGCGGCGATCTTGAACCGAACATTCCATGGGATGGGAGGGGTGTTGCCTCGCCGGAATAACCGGTCCTCCAGGCTTCCGTTGTCCATGTACTCGTAGACGAGGCAGCCGTATTCAGGGCAGGCACCCAGGAGCAAGACCATGTTGGGATGCCTCATGCAGCTCAGCACCTCAACCTACACACATCGGTCATCAGTGAAGTGAGTTGCATGATGAGAGGAACGAATAGGATTTAATGCATGCAGCATAAGAATTACACTTCCATGGGTAGCTATTGTTGCATAACAACCTAGTATTTGTAGTGGAAGAAATAATTTCTCAGAGAGGAGCACAATGATGGAGAGCCGATTCATGAAGTATGAAGAAGGATTTATGAAACCAGATCCTTGATGGTTGGAATAAGTCATTTTTTATCAGTTATATGTGTCATAGCTACCTCTTGCTGGAATTGCTGCCTCCCCTGGGCTGCATCTGGTCTTAAAACCTTTATGGCGACTGGCGTGTGATCCAGAGAGGCTTTGTATACGGGTCCATATCCACCTTCACCAATCTTCAGGTTCTCCGAGAAGTAATCGGTGGCGATCTCGATTTCTTCGATGCCGTACTTCCTGTAACGGACATCATGGTGGGCCAGAGCATCCAACGCTTTCATCTTCTCATCCGCTTCGCGTTTGGCCTTCATCTCTGCGTTCAGCCTCTTCTGTGCCTCCAGCATCGCGATCCTCTGTGCTGCCTCAGCTGCTTCAAGGGCGGCTTTGGCCTTCGCTTTCTCCATTTCGGCGAGTGCAAGGGCTGCCTCCTCTGCATGCCTTGCTTCCTCGAACTTTCGGGCCTCTTCCATCTTCCATTGGTGAAGCTCTTTAGCCTATAAAAAAGACAATTGATGCTTAAAAAAACCAGGCAGACTGTAGCTAGCTCTTTTCAAGATTTATCTGAAGCATTAGCTCTAGATTTTCTATTCTTGCATCGGATTTCTCCTTTTAGTCCCATGACCGTTAAAAATAGAAAATTTGTTAGTAGGAAGCTTAAGTTATAATGGCCTGGTCTCAACTTTATGCTCCAGAATTCACACAGGTTGTAGGTAGATGTGTCAATTAGGATTAAATTTGGTGTAATAGAGTTAGCAGTGAGCTTTCTTTTCTTGCAACAAGTTTTTCTGTTTACTACTCCCGTATATGTGACATATAAATTTCTTTCATTAGCTCTCTTTTTGCTAGTTCCACATTTGTTATTAAGTAAGCTCATGAGTCGTGCCAAAAATATCAGCTCTAGATTTTTCTATTTGTTGCAACAGCTTCCTCGCTTCCAAAATTTAAGTCCCATTTAATTGAAAAAATTGTTCATTGGAAATTGAACTTAACAAATGTTTGAATCTCATTTGGAGCATTATCATTAGATTTTTTTTGTTGCGCCAAATAGATGTTAGGGTATTAGCAGTAGGCTTTCTAATTTTGCATTAACTCTCTCTCTTTTGGTAATCCCACATTTGTGACATGTAAGAAATTTGATCAATGGGAACTTATAGATGGTTCAATATTCCAACCTTCTGTTTAGCTGAGATTGCTTCCTTGCAGGCATTGCTGTACATGTCCATAGTCTGCTTCAGCTCAAGCCTCAGCCTTCTCATTTCAGCCTCCAAATCTCGCTGAGTTGACTGGACATTGACAATAATAAGAATTAACTCACTTATGCATCGAAGAAAGATGCTGAAAGCATCAAAGCATTTGAACCCGATTACTGTTGAAGTACTTACACTGGAGTTAGGGGAGTAGGATCCTCTGGGGCTATCAGACAAGTTAGAAGAGAGCTCTATGGAGTCACCAAAGTCTATGGATTGGAAACCGGTGCTCCCATGGGAATCCGTATCCTCTGCAAAGGAGTCACGGGAGTAACTGGAAGGCCTCGGCGGGCGCTGAGAGGCTTCACTAAACTCAAGCAACATTTGCACAGGTGCAGTCCTGGCCCCGGAGAGGGGCCGTGCAGGTGCTTTCATAAAATCAGCGTTCTTCTCAAAAGACCACCTTTCTGGCACAGCTGATGGGCCTGCTGGTGGAAGTGACCCTCTATAATTTGCTCTTGCGAATGGGGTTCTGAAGTTGTTTGTCAAAGCACAGATGTAAACAATTGTAAGTGACTTGTTCCAGCAAAAAACTCTTCACACTTTTATGTTGCTCAAGTTTGATGAAAGAATGGTTAATGTAATTAAACACCAAAAAGAGTAATTTATATAGTCTATGGACTATGGAACACTTCAAGAGTCTGATTTAAGAAATTCTGGAGGAATTATTATCAGAACCTTGCAGTTCCTTTTCTGATCTGCACACAAGACAATTCATGTTCTGTCTGATGCAGTTTGATCCATATTTTATTAGCTGTAAAAAGTTCAACACTAGCATTAAGTGAATTGAAGGAAGGCAAACTGAAGCTAAACATTTTCGCATCATAATGGTCACTAATGTAGAGAGCTGAACAGATTGATAAATATGAGTTTATACAGACAGGAATATTGAAGACAATTCACAAATCTATACTGTATACATAGTTATTAGAAATTAACATATTGTACTTCTCCATTAGTCAAAAATTGTGGTTTGCCATCTGATTTTCTATTCTGTACAACACAACCCAATTCTCACGCATTTCATGAAATAGTTTGCAttttgagaaaggataggtacaCAATAATGGATACTCAAATAAATGATTCATGGAATATAACTCTTTTGGGCACGGATGATTGATATGCAGAGTATAACTCTGTTTAGTTCTAAATTTATCATAAGTTTGGTTCTTGCAATAAAAAGATTTtttgagtcaaaaaaaaaaaaaaaagatattaaagTCATAAACGAAAATTTTAAATTCCTCTGTCTAGAAAATGCACATTGTTCTGGGCATTCATATCTGGTTCTTgcatcaatatctcaaaaaaggATTTAGGAATTTGAAAAATCAACATCAGCTAGCATCAGAATATAGTACTGAGAGAAGATCTTTTGTAAATAAAAATCTTACAAAAACCCCTTCTCCACTTGCATGCGGGTGTTATCTATATTCAATGATAAATTATGAAAACAATCTGAATAATTTTGAAATCATTCCGATACTTTGCACGTATGCAGCATCAAAACGCTTCATTTTAACAGTAGAGTGAAAACATCATTAGATGAACAAGTAGTTCCTTATGGACTTACTTGACTGCATCATCATGGTCAGGATGGTAATGCACACTACCCAGGTTTGATGATGGTTGCCTATGCTGTAAGGATGCAGTACTTGCTTTTGCTGATCTGACTGTTACTGGCTTCCCTTTGGATATGACATACACGGAACAAAACTCTGGCGCTGATTTAATTAAGCTAGTGGGCACATCCGGGTTCCTAAATTTTCTGCGGTGGAACCAGAGCTTCACTTCCATTTAGAGTTTCACAGAGCACAATTTATTCCACACTGCATATGAGAGAAACTTACTTGGTGAGCGCATTTCTATTGGAGCTACCAACAACAATATTGTGGATGTGGTTTGCAGTGAGGTAGTCGACGATTGCCTTTGAGACATCGATGTCATCCAAGACCACCTCCTTCATCTGCACCTGAAAAC
Coding sequences within it:
- the LOC105047693 gene encoding LOW QUALITY PROTEIN: probable protein phosphatase 2C 6 (The sequence of the model RefSeq protein was modified relative to this genomic sequence to represent the inferred CDS: inserted 1 base in 1 codon), yielding MEDMSPAVALPFRTGNSHREEVACLQLITDPAATLLSDTMADHVPAEREEAAQVVVMEEGGDGDELEDRTVHGSEEEDSVSVVPEPSVGSSISDSSSSIASATDEFSSLDPSSEAGTPISVAGPALTANVGVLPAVAEPEVQGGRPXASGGGRSVFLTNYVPLWGCVSICGRRPEMEDAVVAVPGFFEIPLRMLTNDGAVDGMDPSLISLPAHFFGVYDGHGGSQVANYCRDRLHLALVEGLRNVSEGLGGVSGDAWKKQWERVFVDCFQKVDDEVGGKVSRGNVGGAADASVEGSDLCLGAPSEPIAPETVGSTAVVAVICSSHIIVANCGDSRAVLCRGKQPVSLSVDHKPNREDEYARIEAEGGKVIQWNGYRVFGVLAMSRSIGDRYLKPWIIPVPEVTIVPRTKEDDCLVLASDGLWDVMSNEEVCDVARRRILSWHKKNGVTTSPIQRGEEADPAAQAAAGCLSKHALQKGSKDNITIIVVDLKCQRKFKSKT
- the LOC105047692 gene encoding LOW QUALITY PROTEIN: U-box domain-containing protein 52 (The sequence of the model RefSeq protein was modified relative to this genomic sequence to represent the inferred CDS: inserted 2 bases in 2 codons); this translates as MHMMWPSHPQHPAAAVDDNNRLPTSATLTAVAVDRDKNSQQAVKWTVDHLLVKNETIVLVHVRCKNYGFGFATGEATSEANREQIEAEMQQLFIPFKGFCARKGVQMKEVVLDDIDVSKAIVDYLTANHIHNIVVGSSNRNALTKKFRNPDVPTSLIKSAPEFCSVYVISKGKPVTVRSAKASTASLQHRQPSSNLGSVHYHPDHDDAVKTPFARANYRGSLPPAGPSAVPERWSFEKNADFMKAPARPLSGARTAPVQMLLEFSEASQRPPRPSSYSRDSFAEDTDSHGSTGFQSIDFGDSIELSSNLSDSPRGSYSPNSSSTQRDLEAEMRRLRLELKQTMDMYSNACKEAISAKQKAKELHQWKMEEARKFEEARHAEEAALALAEMEKAKAKAALEAAEAAQRIAMLEAQKRLNAEMKAKREADEKMKALDALAHHDVRYRKYGIEEIEIATDYFSENLKIGEGGYGPVYKASLDHTPVAIKVLRPDAAQGRQQFQQEVEVLSCMRHPNMVLLLGACPEYGCLVYEYMDNGSLEDRLFRRGNTPPIPWNVRFKIAAEIATGLLFLHQSKPEPLVHRDLKPANILLDRNYVSKISDVGLARLVPPSVANTVTQYRMTSTAGTFCYIDPEYQQTGMLGIKSDIYSLGXMLLQIITAKPAMGLSHHVEKSIERGTFPEMLDPSVPDWPXEEALGFAKLALKCVELRRKDRPDLGTVILPELNRLRNLGHAYEATQSSGSFGGGSTSFCNYSGPQPRARSVINEEKVISASSVDTPWRSMMDTLES